From one Rosa rugosa chromosome 4, drRosRugo1.1, whole genome shotgun sequence genomic stretch:
- the LOC133745452 gene encoding uncharacterized protein LOC133745452 yields MTAEVDVHRDACESEVSKVEDGNVSVNVSVIGNGNGNGNGNGNGISKDDGDGSYVFVTAGSDAAASDGSDLTNGHYSRVETNGGGGLQLEGEVVESSVVVENPQSQLQSHSLENAAPAAEESTLSGDPATALHLQSEEDKQLAEEVPVQESELTSQADTELDKQIPESKENNWEGVPACDANDSASASTAEQNGSSENGRSGAAVSDENGDALPTHDVQESPSESLVTNHLVDTAEKNNGSFSNGQILAANLDVQESFSEPVAGEINGSCEQDGQNLAANGDVKECVSDGQILAANCDVKECVSDVQILAANDDVQESVSESITEKINVSCEENGQILAANVDVQESVSEPIAERINSSCEENGQILAANLDIQESVSEPIAEQIDGLCEENGQVLDANVDVQESVSEPIAEKINESCEENGQILATNVDIQESISEHIAEKINGLCEENGQILADNLEVQKHLETQVVNGLVSDKSEDESLVVRAHEESVSEPIDTNLLTDTPEENGSCENGEVLAASFEVQKQLETPVVSGPISDDSGDNLENSSEPMVTDDLVDTPEENGSSEKASVCEKVPVENCESFATVADSDTIVSVKNGDSLPKEDDSTRSIEDETPETDVEKLDEKNSEKLSSCPREHSKPEVEAESAPITAETSSNSAANDTISEPNSKSDIEAEISSDTDDALSSGLAHDAVSASVAISEPNLKSEIESGHAAFVDDTLSSCLANDTISEPISKSECESKISQAVDDTLSTFSADDAIQELKTSHDSCDSEKPVSSDAVHVADAGLSNLEAECADNNGKPTLQINDLVENEVTVPASSGADEPSIIIDDRSESEVPNLDAECADNNGKPALQINDSIENEVTMPASSGVDESSIITDDRSESETPTVDSLEGQDKVVEVEKRPFYFLIRIPRNDDENLKEQIKHAQLQVEEKTKGRDAIRSKMQMQRATCKEHKLKFEAAISEERAVQEQLKSKRREMDSVQFMINKVKDALSVEEIANTIRHMEHTMAHETLPLKEEKQYIRDIKQLKQRRDQLSYSLSKQDEVQQSLDQKDHIEQRIKDLKKEMDQLKENLLKAQEVTQAAKKKYNVENDMLHELQYQFEAADATRQEAYVHLQSLRKQNYEKTKHFWRYRNDAKAANDLALSGDKEQLQHLCINQVETFMELWNTNEDFRKEYTKCNTRSTLRRLRTLDGRSLGPDEEPPVIPDIVRVTRHNMAAAVVSTPEPAKRVAIVESEEPNDISAVEIVEQNNDTAKNKKPVKVASSGISQATVSGRNEIEKEIVEDPKPTKEEEELARKEEELRKEEAAARLREQRRLEEKAKAKEAMERKKRIAEKAQARAAIKAQKEAEEKEKEREKRVRKKERKKVSATKATNGINEGESAPEPTSETTTVTPVEPEATEKPVTITKRSQKAPQFSKQTKVKSIPLPLRNRSKRRMQPWMWVLVTVVAILGLFLLGNGGSFSFKSMLERFF; encoded by the exons ATGACGGCGGAGGTGGATGTGCATCGCGATGCGTGTGAATCTGAGGTGTCCAAGGTTGAGGACGGGAATGTGAGTGTCAATGTCAGTGTGATTGGTAATGGTAATGGTAATGGTAATGGTAATGGTAATGGGATTTCCAAGGACGACGGCGATGGCTCCTATGTCTTTGTCACCGCCGGAAGTGACGCCGCCGCTTCTGATGGGTCTGATCTGACCAATGGGCATTACAGCAGAGTTGAGACCAATGGCGGTGGCGGTCTTCAGTTGGAGGGAGAGGTTGTGGAGAGTAGTGTTGTTGTTGAGAATCCCCAATCTCAATTACAATCTCATTCATTAGAGAACGCTGCTCCTGCTGCTGAGGAGTCAACACTTTCCGGTGATCCAGCGACTGCACTTCATCTTCAGAGTGAGGAGGATAAGCAATTAGCCGAGGAGGTCCCTGTTCAAGAGTCAGAGTTGACATCCCAAGCTGATACTGAGTTGGATAAGCAAATTCCTGAGTCAAAGGAAAATAATTGGGAGGGCGTGCCTGCTTGTGATGCTAATGATAGCGCCTCAGCAAGTACAGCTGAACAAAATGGATCTTCTGAGAATGGCCGATCCGGGGCTGCTGTCTCTGATGAAAATGGAGATGCATTGCCTACTCATGATGTCCAAGAGAGCCCTTCAGAGTCCTTGGTCACAAATCACTTGGTTGATACAGCTGAAAAGAATAATGGGTCATTTTCTAATGGCCAAATCTTGGCTGCCAATCTTGATGTCCAAGAGAGCTTTTCAGAGCCTGTTGCTGGGGAGATTAACGGTTCATGTGAACAAGACGGCCAAAACTTGGCTGCCAATGGTGATGTTAAAGAGTGTGTTTCGGACGGCCAAATCTTGGCTGCCAATTGTGATGTTAAAGAGTGTGTTTCAGACGTCCAAATCTTGGCTGCTAATGATGATGTCCAAGAGAGTGTTTCAGAATCAATTACTGAAAAGATTAATGTTTCATGTGAAGAAAATGGCCAAATCTTGGCTGCCAATGTAGATGTCCAAGAGAGTGTTTCCGAGCCCATTGCTGAAAGGATTAATAGTTCCTGCGAAGAAAATGGCCAAATATTGGCTGCCAATCTTGATATCCAAGAGAGCGTTTCGGAACCCATTGCTGAACAGATTGATGGTTTATGTGAAGAAAATGGCCAAGTCTTGGATGCCAATGTTGATGTCCAAGAGAGTGTTTCCGAGCCCATTGCTGAAAAGATTAACGAGTCATGTGAAGAAAATGGCCAAATATTGGCTACCAATGTTGATATCCAAGAGAGCATTTCGGAGCACATAGCTGAAAAAATTAATGGTTTATGTGAAGAAAATGGCCAAATCTTGGCAGACAATTTGGAAGTCCAGAAGCACTTGGAAACACAAGTTGTCAATGGTCTTGTTTCTGATAAATCTGAAGATGAGTCGCTTGTCGTTCGTGCTCATGAAGAGAGCGTTTCAGAGCCCATAGATACTAATCTCTTGACTGATACACCTGAAGAAAACGGATCATGTGAAAATGGGGAAGTCTTGGCTGCATCTTTTGAAGTTCAGAAGCAGTTGGAAACACCAGTTGTCAGTGGCCCTATCTCAGATGATAGTGGGGATAACTTGGAGAACAGTTCAGAACCTATGGTTACAGATGACTTGGTTGATACACCTGAAGAGAATGGGTCATCTGAAAAGGCTTCTGTGTGTGAGAAAGTACCTGTTGAAAATTGTGAAAGCTTTGCAACTGTTGCTGATAGTGATACAATTGTGAGTGTTAAAAACGGGGATTCTCTACCTAAGGAAGATGATTCAACTCGCAGTATTGAAGATGAAACACCAGAGACTGATGTTGAAAAATTAGATGAGAAGAATAGTGAAAAGCTGAGTTCTTGTCCTCGTGAACATTCAAAACCAGAAGTTGAAGCTGAGAGTGCCCCCATTACAGCTGAAACTTCTTCAAATTCCGCAGCTAATGATACAATATCAGAACCAAATTCAAAATCTGATATTGAAGCCGAGATTTCCTCCGATACAGATGATGCTCTCTCAAGTGGCCTAGCTCATGACGCAGTATCAGCTAGCGTCGCTATATCAGAACCTAATTTGAAATCAGAAATTGAATCTGGTCATGCTGCCTTTGTAGATGATACGCTGTCAAGTTGCCTGGCTAATGATACCATATCAGAGCCCATTTCAAAATCAGAATGTGAATCCAAGATCTCTCAAGCTGTTGATGATACCCTGTCAACTTTCTCAGCTGATGATGCAATACAAGAACTCAAGACCAGCCATGATTCTTGTGATTCTGAAAAACCAGTATCTAGTGATGCCGTGCATGTAGCAGATGCTGGTTTGTCAAACTTGGAGGCTGAATGTGCTGACAACAATGGGAAGCCGACATTACAGATAAATGATTTAGTTGAGAATGAAGTCACCGTGCCGGCAAGCTCAGGTGCTGATGAGCcgtccatcatcattgatgacaGATCAGAGTCTGAAGTGCCCAACTTGGACGCTGAATGTGCTGACAACAATGGGAAGCCGGCATTACAGATTAATGATTCAATTGAGAATGAAGTCACCATGCCGGCAAGCTCAGGTGTTGATGAGTCGTCCATCATCACTGATGACAGATCAGAGTCTGAAACGCCCACTGTTGATTCTTTGGAAGGACAGGATAAGGTTGTTGAGGTTGAAAAAAGGCCTTTCTACTTCTTAATTAGGATTCCTAGAAATGATGACGAAAACTTAAAAGAACAGATCAAGCATGCTCAGTTACAAGTTGAAGAAAAAACTAAAGGCCGGGATGCTATTCGTTCCAAAATGCAAATGCAACGG GCCACTTGTAAGGAGCacaaactaaaatttgaagctGCCATATCTGAAGAGAGAGCTGTTCAAGAGCAGCTCAAGTCCAAACGACGGGAAATGGATTCTGTTCAATTTATGATTAACAAAGTAAAGGATGCTCTGTCTGTTGAGGAAATAGCTAACACA ATACGCCATATGGAACATACCATGGCTCATGAGACCCTACCTTTGAAGGAAGAAAAGCAGTATATTCGTGACATCAAGCAGCTGAAGCAACGCCGTGATCAGCTCTCTTATAGCTTAAGTAAGCAGGATGAAGTTCAACAATCTTTAGACCAGAAAGACCATATTGAACAACGCATAAAG GATCTGAAGAAGGAAATGGATCAACTCAAAGAGAATCTTCTCAAAGCGCAGGAAGTCACTCAAGCTGCTAAAAAGAAATATAATGTAGAGAATGATATGCTGCATGAACTACAATATCAGTTTGAAGCTGCAGATGCAACTCGCCAAGAAGCATATGTACATCTACAGAGTTTGAGGAAACAAAATTATGAGAAG ACCAAACACTTCTGGAGGTACAGGAATGATGCAAAGGCAGCTAATGACTTAGCATTGAGTGGAGATAAGGAGCAACTGCAGCATTTATGTATCAATCAG GTGGAAACATTTATGGAACTCTGGAATACAAATGAAGATTTCCGGAAAGAATATACCAAATGCAACACCAGGAGTACACTAAGGAGATTAAGAACCTTGGATGGCCGCTCACTTGGTCCTGATGAAGAACCACCTGTAATACCTGATATAGTAAGAGTAACCAGGCATAATATGGCAGCAGCAGTGGTTTCAACTCCTGAACCTGCAAAACGAGTTGCAATTGTAGAATCTGAAGAACCAAATGATATATCTGCAGTGGAGATTGTGGAGCAAAACAATGACACAGCTAAGAACAAGAAGCCTGTGAAAGTTGCTTCTTCTGGAATTAGCCAAGCAACAGTTTCTGGAAGAAATGAGATTGAAAAGGAAATAGTAGAAGACCCAAAACCaacaaaggaggaagaagagttGGCCAGAAAGGAAGAGGAATTGAGAAAGGAAGAAGCAGCTGCAAGGTTGAGAGAGCAACGTAGGCTGGAGGAAAAGGCCAAAGCTAAGGAAGCAATGGAGAGGAAGAAAAGAATAGCGGAGAAGGCCCAAGCCAGGGCTGCCATAAAAGCACAGAAAGAAgctgaagagaaagagaag GAAAGGGAGAAGCGGGTAaggaagaaggaaagaaagaaggtAAGTGCAACAAAGGCTACAAATGGTATTAATGAAGGAGAATCTGCTCCAGAACCAACCTCAGAGACTACAACCGTAACTCCAGTCGAGCCTGAAGCTACAGAGAAACCGGTGACAATAACAAAGAGGTCCCAGAAAGCGCCACAGTTCTCAAAGCAAACCAAGGTAAAATCCATCCCTCTGCCTCTACGCAACCGCAGTAAGAGAAGGATGCAGCCTTGGATGTGGGTGCTTGTTACAGTTGTGGCCATCCTTGGCTTGTTTTTGTTGGGCAATGGCGGCAGCTTCTCTTTTAAATCTATGCTTGAGAGGTTTTTCTGA
- the LOC133744609 gene encoding uncharacterized protein LOC133744609: protein MTTSQAYHDNDIIRFILYISWKHPPLGVLKANCDGSFNPETKRGGLGFVIHDSSGTLIAGGVRPLNNLLSAEHAEVLACQAALEFVRSRNMMPVILETDSSLVQRQVASRATRNTSLLGRIYDDIVEALRFYPNVSILHTRREANLVAHLIADHAKSLQYESFFFSTPTFLMAAVAAECHAL from the exons ATGACAACTAGCCAAGCTTATCATGACAATGATATTATTAGG TTTATACTTTATATTTCTTGGAAACATCCTCCTCTTGGGGTTTTGAAGGCCAACTGTGATGGTTCATTCAATCCTGAAACAAAAAGGGGAGGCCTGGGTTTTGTCATCCATGATTCATCTGGAACATTGATAGCTGGAGGGGTTAGACCTCTTAATAATTTGCTCTCAGCTGAGCATGCTGAAGTGTTGGCTTGTCAAGCTGCATTGGAATTTGTGAGAAGTCGTAACATGATGCCTGTAATCTTAGAAACAGATTCTAGTTTGGTGCAACGTCAAGTTGCAAGTCGAGCTACAAGGAATACTTCCTTATTGGGAAGAATTTATGATGACATTGTGGAGGCTTTACGTTTCTACCCAAATGTGAGCATATTACATACTAGGAGGGAGGCCAACCTGGTGGCTCATCTCATAGCTGATCATGCCAAGTCCTTACAGTATGagagttttttcttttctactcCCACCTTTCTTATGGCTGCAGTTGCAGCTGAATGTCATGCTTTGTAA